From Merismopedia glauca CCAP 1448/3:
GCAGGTGTAAATTCGACTATGGGTAAGTTATGTTGACCTAAAACTAACATGACTACTCCTCTAGCTTGCGCTATAGCAATCGTATTTCCCATTCGGTAAAAGAATAATTTTTCAATTGCCACTAAATCTGGTTGGATCTGGGCAATAACTGCGTTTAAGTCATCATAGATCGTACAAAGTCGTTGCGCCATATCCAATTTGGCTGGAGTTTTAATCACTCCAAAATCGATTAACTTGACTGATTGAGTCAAGATGGCTGTTGAATAAAGGTTATTTGGGACATAATCGTCACAAATAATGCCTCCAAACCCTAAAATTGCGAGTCCTGGATCTAATCCTAAAATCCGTTTATTCATCAAAATTGCTGATGATCGTACTGGTATTCATTTGATAGCTTAATGTTTAATCTCAGTAATTTCCTCTTAACTATGTATTTATGCATCCATAATGTGTAAAAATCCCTACCAGTTTATAGTTAGCGAAGCCGAACTATTGCATAAGTTACATCAAAAATTCTCACTCACAAGCTATCCTGTTGAGTAACTTGTCAGTTTCGCTCTCACTATGTGTAGATTAATCGGACTAAACAAGTTAGTTCTATCCTCACACGAGCTACACTCTATATGTTTTCCAGGAAGCTACTATGTCAATTGGTATATTTAAGCAAGCGATACGCTCTATGCAACCTGATTCTGCATTGAGTAGAAATTTTCCCCAGAAAACTACTCATAAGTTTAATAATTTATTCAAGTGGTTAGCGCCAGGAATTTTGGTGAAGCGCTGGCTATTTATCAGTGCTGCTGGGGTATTACTCACCAGTATTGGGTTAGCAATTTGGGTAAGACTAACACCAATCGCTGAACTCATTAAGTTTATTGAAAATCTGGCAGCCAAGATCCCTTATTACATTTCAGGTTCAATCGCTATAGCGATCGGATTATTTTTGATTTCTTTGGGGCAAACTCGCTCT
This genomic window contains:
- the ruvC gene encoding crossover junction endodeoxyribonuclease RuvC, coding for MNKRILGLDPGLAILGFGGIICDDYVPNNLYSTAILTQSVKLIDFGVIKTPAKLDMAQRLCTIYDDLNAVIAQIQPDLVAIEKLFFYRMGNTIAIAQARGVVMLVLGQHNLPIVEFTPAQIKQTMTGMGNADKFQVQEAVAQELNLPYIPKPDDAADALAVALTAWCYRDK